One window from the genome of Paenibacillus azoreducens encodes:
- a CDS encoding LLM class flavin-dependent oxidoreductase, whose amino-acid sequence MERMKAKLSILDLAPVLEDGTSTESFRNMVDLAQHAEQWGYHRYWLAEHHNLPGTAISATSVVIGHVAAHTHSIRVGSGALLLSNYVPLAIAEQFGTLESLFPGRIDLGIGRSSGTDQSTAWALRRNLHNDNDFPEQLLELRSYLNPALGGSLPGVRAVPGEGLNLPIWLLGSGGFSAQLAGQLGLPFAFASHFAPDNLLSALELYRRHFQPVSLDKPHVMIGVNVIVAETDEEANWLATSQEQQFLSVLRGEGGKLKPPVDNMDRLWSAEEKAIVGGKMLRYGARGSVDTVRNKLSVILKETGADELIIAAPVYDHQARLRSYELLAEAMR is encoded by the coding sequence ATGGAACGTATGAAAGCAAAATTATCGATTTTGGATCTGGCACCGGTATTGGAGGACGGAACTTCCACCGAATCATTCCGCAATATGGTTGATTTAGCACAACACGCCGAGCAATGGGGGTATCACCGATACTGGCTGGCGGAACATCATAATCTGCCAGGAACTGCAATATCAGCTACGTCCGTTGTTATCGGACACGTTGCAGCCCATACTCATTCGATTCGTGTCGGATCGGGAGCGCTCTTGCTGTCCAATTACGTGCCGCTTGCTATAGCGGAACAGTTCGGCACACTGGAATCGTTATTTCCGGGTCGAATTGATCTGGGCATCGGACGTTCATCAGGAACGGACCAGTCTACGGCCTGGGCGCTTCGCCGCAATTTACACAACGACAATGATTTTCCCGAACAGTTGTTAGAGTTGCGTTCCTACCTCAATCCAGCGCTCGGCGGATCATTGCCGGGGGTTAGGGCAGTGCCTGGTGAAGGTTTGAATCTCCCGATATGGCTTCTAGGCTCCGGTGGGTTTAGTGCGCAGCTTGCGGGTCAGCTCGGCTTACCGTTTGCGTTTGCCAGTCATTTTGCTCCAGACAATCTGTTGTCTGCACTTGAGCTATACCGTCGTCATTTCCAGCCTGTATCGCTGGATAAGCCGCACGTCATGATCGGGGTTAATGTCATTGTAGCTGAAACTGACGAAGAAGCTAATTGGTTAGCTACAAGCCAAGAACAACAATTTCTGAGTGTATTACGCGGAGAGGGAGGGAAATTAAAACCTCCTGTGGATAATATGGATCGGTTATGGAGCGCAGAGGAGAAGGCGATCGTTGGCGGCAAAATGCTCCGATATGGTGCCAGAGGCAGCGTTGATACGGTACGAAACAAGCTGTCGGTCATTCTCAAAGAGACAGGAGCCGACGAATTGATTATCGCTGCTCCAGTCTACGACCACCAAGCCCGATTACGTTCTTATGAATTGCTTGCAGAGGCGATGCGCTAA
- a CDS encoding MerR family transcriptional regulator, protein MKISEVAKMVNLPISTIRYYEKIGIITNDYIRRDQNNYRDYASEIIAYLEVVKKCLSMGFSINDIKAIISRNGMSKDDQTHIIKEKISEIEKAQKKLEDSKRNLYDVLESDIICEDGFGKY, encoded by the coding sequence ATGAAAATTAGTGAAGTTGCAAAAATGGTTAACCTTCCCATATCAACTATCCGTTACTATGAGAAAATAGGAATTATCACTAATGATTATATTAGGAGAGATCAGAATAATTACCGGGATTATGCTTCAGAAATTATTGCTTATCTAGAAGTCGTAAAAAAATGTTTATCCATGGGATTTTCAATTAACGATATAAAAGCCATAATCTCGAGAAATGGAATGTCCAAAGATGATCAAACACATATCATTAAGGAGAAAATATCTGAAATCGAGAAGGCTCAAAAAAAGTTAGAGGATTCAAAAAGAAACCTTTACGACGTACTTGAATCGGATATTATATGCGAAGATGGGTTTGGAAAATATTAA
- a CDS encoding MarR family winged helix-turn-helix transcriptional regulator: MGQSCSDREQLFYRLRALAKEMDQAFTAAVSRTCTKLEILQYLDEHTELSQLELQKLLGLDAAAITRHLKQLKEEQFITSRKPEQDKRITLVSLTAAGITKLHDLTGKKKNFLELLTIDFSDTEVSVLHSYLDRMSEQLTNLKNN, from the coding sequence GTGGGACAGTCATGTTCGGATAGAGAACAATTATTTTATCGTCTTCGTGCGCTGGCTAAAGAAATGGATCAGGCATTCACTGCCGCTGTCAGCAGGACTTGCACGAAGTTGGAAATTTTGCAGTACTTGGATGAGCACACCGAGCTTAGCCAGTTGGAGTTGCAAAAGTTGCTCGGCTTGGATGCAGCAGCCATTACTAGGCATCTCAAGCAACTAAAGGAAGAACAGTTTATTACCAGTCGGAAGCCCGAACAGGATAAGCGAATTACGCTGGTGTCCCTGACTGCTGCGGGAATAACGAAGCTACATGATTTGACAGGGAAAAAGAAGAACTTTTTGGAGCTGTTGACAATCGATTTCTCAGATACAGAGGTGTCTGTCTTGCATAGCTATTTGGATCGCATGTCTGAACAACTAACAAATTTAAAGAACAATTAA
- a CDS encoding LLM class flavin-dependent oxidoreductase, with the protein MENLKADLSILDLVPVLEDGTPAEAFRNMVDLAKHAEQWGYHRYWLAEHHNLPGTASSATSVIIGHVAAHTHSIRVGSGGVMLPNHAPLAIAEQFGTLESLFPGRIDLGIGRASGTDQSTIRAFRRNLHNDNDFPEQLLELRSYLNPGLGGSLPGVRAVPGEGLNIPIWLLGSSGFSAQLAGQLGLPFAFASQFAPDNLLPALELYRRHFQPVSLDKPHVMIGVNVIVAETDEEANWLATSQEQQFLSILRGEGGKLKPPVDHIDRLWSAEEKAIIRSKMLRYGARGSADTVRNKLSAILKETGADELIVAAPVYDHQARLRSYELLAETMN; encoded by the coding sequence ATGGAAAATCTGAAAGCAGACTTGTCGATTTTGGATCTGGTTCCGGTTTTGGAGGACGGCACTCCCGCCGAAGCATTTCGAAATATGGTTGATTTAGCAAAACACGCCGAGCAATGGGGGTATCACCGGTACTGGCTGGCGGAACATCATAATCTGCCAGGAACTGCAAGTTCGGCTACGTCCGTCATTATCGGACACGTTGCAGCCCATACTCATTCGATTCGTGTTGGATCGGGCGGGGTTATGCTGCCCAATCACGCGCCGCTTGCGATAGCGGAGCAGTTCGGCACACTGGAATCGTTATTTCCGGGTCGAATTGATCTGGGCATCGGACGTGCGTCGGGAACGGACCAGTCTACGATCCGGGCGTTTCGCCGCAATCTGCACAACGACAATGATTTTCCTGAACAGTTGTTAGAATTGCGTTCCTACCTCAATCCAGGGCTCGGCGGATCATTGCCGGGGGTTAGGGCCGTGCCTGGTGAAGGGTTAAACATTCCGATTTGGTTGTTAGGTTCCAGTGGGTTTAGTGCACAGCTTGCGGGTCAGCTCGGCTTGCCGTTTGCGTTTGCCAGTCAATTTGCTCCGGATAATCTGTTGCCTGCGCTTGAGCTATACCGTCGTCATTTCCAGCCTGTATCGCTGGATAAGCCGCACGTCATGATCGGGGTTAACGTCATTGTAGCTGAAACCGATGAAGAAGCCAATTGGTTAGCTACGAGCCAAGAACAACAATTTCTGAGTATCTTGCGAGGAGAGGGAGGGAAATTAAAACCTCCTGTGGACCATATAGATCGGCTATGGAGTGCTGAGGAGAAAGCGATCATTCGCAGCAAAATGCTCCGATATGGGGCCAGAGGCAGCGCTGATACGGTTCGAAACAAGCTGTCGGCCATTCTCAAGGAGACGGGAGCCGACGAATTGATTGTCGCTGCTCCAGTGTACGACCATCAAGCCCGGTTGCGTTCTTATGAATTGCTTGCAGAAACGATGAACTAA
- a CDS encoding sensor histidine kinase → MKLVHQINLAFGIALVLVLAVTGIVIHYVLLDHLIGAQKEDLKAMSSEMTASLKKELIPMSGIPANEISLAVPVTPSYSGISAILTDNTGSIITVAPSSYEVKKGAIAVTSTEAASVQKIRDGDDKNYITVEKVTPQGKLTLYTPMSKVRTIEQALLKQLLIIFGTAGLAMLLFSLFITKKLIKPLIRLRDELTKVKERRFADVTFIKAGGEIGSVAKSVYDMAGELNRFNHVQKQFFQNASHELKTPLMSISGYAEGIRDGVFEGESVRKGLDIIMNESARLKKLVTEMTLLAKLDSEEDVFKSEEVCLQDLLTETVERLNPLLVKKGITLHAEYGDMPTVMLCADRDKLLQAMLNVVSNAVRYARHHIYIHSEIREGQAVIRVSDDGPGIPEDLLPYLFHRFVKGKDGESGLGLAISRAIIERCGGLIQAGNGSGGGAVISLQFPGIT, encoded by the coding sequence ATGAAGCTCGTTCATCAAATTAACCTTGCTTTTGGCATTGCGCTGGTACTGGTGCTTGCGGTTACCGGAATCGTCATTCACTATGTATTGCTCGATCACCTGATCGGCGCGCAAAAAGAGGACTTGAAAGCCATGAGCTCCGAAATGACGGCATCCTTGAAGAAGGAACTTATCCCTATGAGCGGCATCCCTGCGAATGAAATATCCCTTGCAGTGCCGGTCACGCCTTCGTATTCCGGGATCAGCGCCATTCTGACCGACAATACGGGGAGCATCATAACGGTGGCCCCATCATCCTATGAAGTTAAAAAAGGGGCGATAGCGGTAACCAGCACGGAAGCTGCCAGCGTGCAGAAGATCCGGGATGGAGACGATAAAAACTATATTACGGTAGAAAAAGTGACGCCCCAAGGAAAACTGACTTTATACACGCCGATGAGTAAAGTCCGTACCATCGAGCAGGCGTTGTTGAAGCAGCTGCTTATCATTTTCGGCACTGCGGGACTCGCCATGCTTCTCTTCAGCCTGTTTATTACGAAAAAGCTGATCAAGCCGCTAATCCGGCTGCGCGATGAGCTGACCAAGGTGAAAGAACGCCGCTTTGCGGATGTCACCTTTATTAAAGCCGGGGGCGAAATCGGCTCGGTCGCCAAATCGGTGTACGACATGGCCGGGGAATTGAACCGCTTCAACCATGTGCAAAAGCAGTTTTTCCAAAACGCGTCCCATGAATTAAAAACGCCGCTGATGTCCATCTCTGGTTATGCGGAGGGCATCCGCGACGGCGTTTTTGAAGGAGAGAGCGTGCGAAAAGGGCTGGATATCATCATGAACGAAAGTGCCCGCCTCAAGAAGCTGGTGACCGAAATGACGCTCTTGGCCAAGCTTGACAGCGAAGAGGATGTTTTTAAGAGCGAAGAGGTGTGTTTGCAGGATCTGCTGACGGAAACGGTGGAACGGCTCAATCCCCTGCTTGTCAAAAAAGGCATTACTCTTCATGCGGAGTACGGGGATATGCCGACGGTCATGCTGTGCGCAGATCGCGACAAGCTGCTGCAGGCGATGCTGAATGTCGTCTCCAATGCGGTGCGTTATGCAAGGCACCATATTTACATCCATTCCGAAATACGTGAGGGGCAAGCCGTGATCCGCGTCAGCGATGACGGGCCGGGCATACCGGAGGATTTGCTGCCGTATTTGTTCCATCGTTTTGTCAAAGGTAAAGACGGCGAGTCCGGCCTAGGCCTGGCCATCTCCCGTGCGATCATCGAGCGCTGCGGCGGCCTGATTCAGGCTGGCAACGGAAGTGGTGGCGGGGCGGTCATTTCGCTGCAATTCCCGGGAATAACGTAG
- a CDS encoding MFS transporter: MQRKWVNSPYIFAFGMFAMMVPSQAFSSYYSFFYVEKLGLGIGLATLARTIFLIWDAVNNPLFGHWSDRTHTRLGRRRPWVFGAMPLFMLTFIMVFSPPGGLSQNGLFAWFLTALILFEAVATVLWVNYGALFPELYHGDRLRAKASAIQQSYQVVALLIGSALTPTIFNAAGFSNMSIIYAFVFGIAMLICMLGVREREEYSAGEPLKLGKAFKETLKNKNFWLFNISNSFAQTVNGLVSSIIPFYAKYVLKISDNQVTILMASVFISVIPLVFVWYWICRKMDGVKVWRLSLAVYAVSVLPLWFGFNLISGVAAGVAVGFGLAGFLVTPAMVSGRIIDEDAEKTGLRREGIYTAVAGFITRSSGLISALAFLVVGVMFGYESGDKPGPNPEMTFRVLISIVPFCLLLMSIIISLLTRFDFAAYRKGDVTHGEETHHQL, translated from the coding sequence ATGCAGCGTAAGTGGGTGAATTCACCGTATATTTTTGCGTTTGGCATGTTTGCCATGATGGTTCCAAGCCAGGCGTTCAGTTCGTATTACAGCTTTTTTTATGTAGAGAAACTGGGACTTGGCATTGGGCTGGCAACGTTGGCGCGCACGATTTTTTTGATCTGGGATGCCGTGAACAACCCGTTGTTCGGCCATTGGTCGGATCGGACCCATACCCGGCTTGGGCGGCGCAGGCCTTGGGTGTTTGGCGCCATGCCGCTGTTTATGCTGACGTTTATCATGGTGTTCTCTCCCCCGGGGGGATTATCGCAAAATGGATTATTTGCCTGGTTTTTGACGGCATTGATTTTGTTCGAAGCGGTCGCGACGGTGCTGTGGGTCAATTATGGGGCTTTATTTCCCGAGCTGTATCACGGTGACCGCCTGCGGGCCAAAGCATCGGCGATCCAGCAGAGTTATCAAGTGGTTGCGCTGCTGATCGGCTCGGCGCTCACGCCGACAATCTTTAATGCCGCGGGCTTTTCCAATATGTCGATCATATATGCATTCGTTTTCGGGATCGCGATGCTGATCTGTATGCTGGGGGTACGTGAGCGCGAGGAATACAGTGCAGGCGAGCCGCTAAAGCTTGGTAAAGCGTTTAAGGAAACGCTGAAAAATAAAAACTTCTGGCTGTTCAATATTTCGAATTCTTTCGCCCAGACGGTCAATGGCTTGGTCAGCTCGATCATTCCTTTTTATGCAAAATATGTGCTTAAGATCAGCGACAATCAGGTCACAATACTGATGGCCTCCGTGTTCATATCGGTAATTCCGCTTGTGTTCGTATGGTACTGGATTTGCCGCAAAATGGACGGGGTCAAGGTCTGGAGGTTATCGCTGGCCGTGTATGCCGTTTCGGTACTGCCGCTTTGGTTCGGCTTTAATCTGATCAGCGGCGTAGCGGCGGGCGTTGCCGTCGGTTTCGGGCTTGCCGGCTTTCTGGTCACCCCGGCGATGGTCAGCGGCCGGATTATCGATGAAGATGCGGAGAAGACGGGCCTGCGCAGGGAAGGGATTTATACTGCCGTAGCCGGCTTTATTACCCGTTCCAGCGGGCTGATCTCGGCGCTTGCCTTTTTGGTTGTCGGCGTTATGTTCGGTTATGAAAGCGGCGATAAGCCGGGACCGAATCCGGAAATGACTTTCCGGGTGCTGATCAGCATCGTGCCGTTTTGTTTGCTGCTGATGTCAATCATTATATCGCTGCTGACCCGTTTTGATTTTGCAGCATATCGGAAAGGGGATGTCACGCATGGGGAAGAAACTCATCATCAACTGTGA
- a CDS encoding discoidin domain-containing protein, translating to MKKTILKAVSTMLALAMMLTPVVQPATVHAQTAFKEVMKEAPPPGEEDPPAANSNPDDADGTPQKGNDPVLDKDDNPPPDNSQDDAQNNTRDNSQKNTKYNPQDNPQDNAKDNPKDNAKDNAKKDKADDEAVEMLSDSSFGGTNLALHKPVFASGNEVDYLNPELAVDGKGNTRWSSALQDDQWFYVDLGEKMDIDRVVIRWQTPAESYKILVSDDAEHWKNVKENDGVIMCKGGVETVDFPLLQARYVKFQGIKRAPVEGTYYGYSFYEFEVYQLHDLQTIVDNVTAAITVNPGQTKLDWSAAQIPEGYQVSLYGSDRVQVIDMDGNIREPLVDAKVNLIVQVEDKKDPSRKLLSGNITVIVPGQHKQTPDRNAEPDVIPSLREWYGETGNYALSKSSRIVVDSKDQAVLQNAAELTRQDLQDITGFDLKIVNGKPKKGDLFLSIDPSLAWIGDEGNLFKVDQYVSITSASAKGVFFGTRTALQIIKQHPDRTIPKGEARDYPKYEQRGLMIDVARKFYTIDFLRSYVKLLSWYKMNTFQIHLNDDVGTPFADGTTAAFRLESTTYPGLASPNGYYTKQEFKDLQLLGMEYGVNVIPEIDTPGHSRAFTSYNPALGNERALDISKPETVQFVKSLFDEYMDGTDPTFIGPDVNIGTDEYAGDVEVFRGYMDTLIKHINSKGKHPHLWGGLTQYNGTTPISTDATMEIWYEPYGAPQQAVDLGYDVINAQNVFMYIVPTLYGNYLNTQFLYDEWEPVKWETTTLPFGHPRVKGGMFCLWNDVSEANGLSMDDSHDRLLPGIQVVSEKMWTGTRDDRSIGRFEQRKKNIGDAPNADLSHKITVNNDENSVIQYTFENGFKDGSGNRFDGKDVNVNITQGKYDNGVRLNGGKSYIETPVEAIGFDWTISMWIKPDPGNPDDAVLMESPVGTLKLKQGKTGKLGFTKEHYDSTFDYVVPEGKWTHLTLKGDNKGVTLFVNLDEYVERMEEKYPKMNTLVLPTLRIGSETNAFKGVLDNVMIYNKAIELLSSDNLALHQATESSETEFPYYSSDKAVDGDVSPNSRWSSAYVDDAWFIVDLGAPKDVSKVIIKWQGAYAEKYQLLVSTDKTNWTNVSGGDGIINSKGNLDIITFDPQQARYVKFQGVKRATVFGNSFFEFEVYGSDHIQEYKQLIAKMDELLNQINNNGKLHKLLLQVLNRYPYDATRDLRPMEDLINMVEAK from the coding sequence ATGAAGAAGACAATTTTGAAAGCCGTTTCAACAATGCTTGCGCTCGCCATGATGTTGACACCCGTCGTTCAGCCGGCAACCGTACATGCCCAGACTGCCTTCAAGGAAGTCATGAAAGAGGCGCCTCCGCCAGGTGAAGAAGATCCGCCTGCAGCAAACTCCAATCCCGATGATGCGGATGGAACGCCGCAAAAGGGAAACGATCCGGTACTTGACAAGGATGACAACCCGCCGCCGGACAATTCGCAGGACGATGCACAAAACAATACGAGAGACAACTCGCAAAAAAACACGAAATACAATCCACAGGATAATCCGCAAGACAATGCAAAGGACAACCCGAAAGACAACGCGAAGGATAACGCGAAAAAAGACAAAGCCGATGATGAGGCAGTCGAAATGCTATCAGATTCTTCGTTCGGCGGAACGAATCTGGCTCTGCACAAACCCGTCTTCGCCTCCGGCAATGAAGTGGATTATTTGAATCCGGAGCTGGCGGTCGATGGAAAGGGCAACACCAGATGGTCCTCCGCCCTCCAAGATGATCAATGGTTTTATGTCGATCTTGGCGAGAAAATGGATATCGACCGCGTCGTGATCCGCTGGCAAACTCCGGCGGAAAGCTACAAAATTCTCGTATCCGATGACGCCGAGCATTGGAAGAATGTGAAGGAAAATGACGGCGTGATTATGTGCAAGGGCGGCGTCGAAACTGTAGATTTCCCGCTGCTCCAGGCGAGATACGTGAAGTTCCAAGGGATCAAGCGGGCGCCTGTCGAAGGAACCTACTACGGCTACTCGTTTTATGAATTTGAGGTATACCAATTACATGACTTGCAGACGATCGTGGACAACGTAACCGCAGCAATCACAGTAAATCCTGGACAAACAAAGCTTGATTGGTCCGCGGCACAAATCCCTGAAGGCTATCAAGTCAGCCTGTATGGAAGCGACCGTGTTCAGGTGATCGACATGGACGGAAATATCCGGGAACCGCTGGTGGACGCCAAGGTAAATCTGATTGTCCAAGTCGAAGATAAAAAGGATCCGAGCCGCAAACTGCTGTCCGGAAATATTACGGTCATTGTGCCGGGGCAGCATAAACAGACGCCGGACCGGAATGCCGAACCGGATGTCATTCCATCCTTGCGGGAATGGTATGGGGAGACCGGCAATTATGCGCTGTCGAAGTCTTCGCGGATCGTTGTGGATTCGAAAGACCAAGCCGTTTTGCAAAACGCTGCCGAACTGACCCGCCAGGATCTGCAAGATATCACCGGTTTCGACCTCAAGATTGTAAACGGGAAACCGAAAAAAGGCGATTTGTTCTTATCGATAGATCCTTCCCTGGCATGGATTGGCGATGAGGGGAACCTGTTCAAGGTCGATCAGTACGTCTCCATTACCTCCGCTTCCGCCAAAGGCGTATTTTTCGGCACCCGAACCGCGCTGCAGATTATTAAACAGCATCCGGACCGGACCATTCCAAAAGGCGAAGCAAGAGATTATCCGAAATACGAGCAGCGAGGACTCATGATTGACGTTGCCCGCAAATTCTACACCATCGATTTTCTGCGGAGTTATGTGAAACTGCTGTCCTGGTATAAAATGAACACGTTCCAGATTCATTTGAACGATGATGTCGGCACGCCATTCGCAGACGGAACGACAGCGGCTTTCCGGCTGGAAAGCACCACTTATCCAGGGCTGGCAAGTCCAAACGGTTACTATACGAAACAGGAATTCAAAGACCTTCAGCTACTGGGCATGGAGTACGGCGTAAACGTCATCCCGGAAATCGATACGCCAGGGCATTCCCGCGCATTTACTTCCTACAACCCCGCGTTAGGGAACGAACGGGCGCTTGATATTTCCAAACCGGAAACGGTGCAATTCGTCAAATCCTTGTTCGATGAATATATGGACGGGACTGATCCGACTTTCATCGGACCGGATGTAAACATCGGCACGGATGAATACGCCGGAGATGTAGAAGTATTCCGCGGATATATGGATACCCTCATCAAACATATTAACAGCAAGGGCAAACACCCTCATTTATGGGGCGGGCTTACGCAATACAACGGTACGACTCCTATCAGCACGGACGCCACGATGGAAATATGGTATGAACCTTACGGCGCTCCGCAGCAGGCAGTGGATCTCGGCTATGACGTCATTAATGCCCAAAACGTATTCATGTATATCGTTCCTACCCTGTACGGGAACTACCTGAATACCCAGTTCCTTTACGATGAATGGGAGCCTGTCAAATGGGAGACAACGACACTTCCATTCGGCCATCCGCGCGTCAAAGGCGGCATGTTCTGCTTGTGGAACGATGTATCCGAAGCCAACGGACTGTCGATGGATGATTCGCATGACCGATTGCTGCCTGGAATTCAGGTCGTATCGGAGAAAATGTGGACCGGCACGAGAGATGACAGATCGATCGGGCGCTTTGAGCAGCGGAAGAAAAATATTGGTGATGCGCCAAACGCCGATCTGTCCCATAAAATCACTGTCAACAACGACGAAAACAGCGTTATTCAGTATACATTTGAAAACGGATTCAAAGACGGTTCCGGGAACCGTTTCGACGGCAAGGACGTTAACGTCAATATCACGCAAGGGAAATATGATAATGGCGTCCGGCTGAATGGCGGAAAAAGCTACATCGAAACGCCGGTGGAGGCCATCGGATTTGACTGGACCATCTCGATGTGGATCAAACCGGATCCGGGCAACCCGGATGACGCCGTTTTGATGGAATCCCCGGTCGGAACGCTGAAGCTGAAGCAAGGCAAAACCGGCAAGCTTGGATTTACGAAAGAACATTATGACAGTACTTTTGATTACGTCGTTCCGGAAGGCAAGTGGACGCATCTCACACTCAAGGGCGACAATAAGGGCGTGACGTTGTTCGTCAATTTGGATGAATATGTGGAACGGATGGAAGAAAAATATCCCAAAATGAATACCCTTGTCCTGCCAACGCTCCGGATCGGCAGCGAGACCAATGCCTTTAAGGGCGTACTGGACAACGTCATGATTTATAACAAAGCCATCGAGCTGCTCAGCAGCGACAACCTGGCCCTGCACCAAGCGACGGAATCATCCGAAACCGAATTCCCTTATTACTCGTCCGATAAGGCCGTCGACGGGGACGTATCCCCAAATTCCAGATGGTCCAGCGCTTATGTGGATGACGCCTGGTTCATCGTCGACCTCGGGGCGCCTAAAGACGTCAGCAAGGTCATTATCAAATGGCAAGGCGCCTATGCGGAGAAATACCAGCTGCTGGTGTCTACGGACAAGACAAACTGGACCAATGTGTCCGGTGGGGATGGGATCATCAATTCCAAAGGCAATCTGGATATCATCACATTCGATCCGCAGCAAGCACGTTATGTCAAGTTCCAGGGTGTAAAACGGGCCACCGTATTCGGAAATTCCTTTTTTGAATTCGAGGTGTACGGCTCCGACCATATTCAGGAATATAAGCAGCTGATTGCGAAAATGGATGAGCTGCTGAATCAGATCAACAATAATGGAAAACTGCACAAGTTGCTGCTGCAAGTCCTAAATCGTTATCCGTACGATGCCACGCGCGATCTGCGGCCGATGGAGGATCTGATTAACATGGTTGAGGCAAAATAA
- a CDS encoding nitroreductase family protein yields MNTITGKFHKTNNFNEIVLERRSVKVYDPEVKISREEMAEILTEASRAPSAINMQPWRFLVIDSAEGKEKLAPLASFNQMQVLTSSAVIAVFYDANNIEYIDEIFGKAVEHGYMPQDVMDMQVQQAKSYYANLSESDLRDMNLIDSGIVSMQLMLVARAHGYDTNPMAGYDKERIAEVFNLNKDRFKPVMLISIGKAAKEGYPSYRLPVETTTTWV; encoded by the coding sequence ATGAACACAATCACTGGAAAATTCCACAAAACTAACAATTTCAATGAAATTGTTTTGGAGCGCCGTTCGGTGAAAGTCTACGATCCAGAAGTGAAAATTAGCCGGGAGGAAATGGCAGAGATATTAACGGAAGCTTCCCGCGCCCCTTCTGCTATTAACATGCAGCCCTGGCGTTTCCTTGTCATAGACAGCGCTGAAGGCAAAGAAAAACTTGCCCCGCTAGCATCCTTCAACCAGATGCAAGTTCTGACTTCCTCGGCTGTCATCGCGGTATTTTACGATGCTAATAACATTGAATATATTGACGAGATTTTTGGCAAAGCTGTAGAACATGGATACATGCCACAGGACGTTATGGACATGCAGGTACAACAAGCGAAATCCTACTATGCAAACCTATCCGAATCCGACCTGCGAGACATGAACTTGATTGATTCGGGTATTGTATCCATGCAGCTCATGCTTGTTGCACGCGCCCATGGATATGACACTAACCCGATGGCAGGATATGATAAGGAACGGATTGCTGAAGTTTTTAATCTTAATAAAGACAGGTTCAAACCGGTCATGTTGATCTCAATCGGAAAAGCAGCCAAAGAAGGTTATCCTTCTTACCGCCTTCCAGTTGAAACCACTACTACTTGGGTATAA
- a CDS encoding polysaccharide deacetylase family protein, with translation MGKKLIINCDDFGQSPALNQAIMALLEEEKVSSATIMTVAPGFEEAAAWTAKRRQPNVGLHLTMTSEFDALRWRSLTGDPSLHDDDGFQYRTVKEFELGAATKAVMKEIDAQYERARKSGIVISHVDNHMGSLMGMETGRSFLPQTIWKVSRWKLPMRFFRYIYKEDPLLSSLKDIERPVAQVVGLADAFGVPIPDYLLSHPFGLEEGETYDSFKASIIAKLYRLPEGVCETYIHPGVPDPWMQEHIPDYTKRVWEYRLLFDDDFAYALRDADVELINYRYVQEHLKRPRLRSGLKLVRLLR, from the coding sequence ATGGGGAAGAAACTCATCATCAACTGTGACGACTTTGGGCAAAGCCCGGCTTTAAATCAGGCGATCATGGCTCTTTTGGAGGAGGAGAAGGTATCTTCCGCGACGATCATGACGGTTGCCCCCGGCTTTGAGGAGGCGGCCGCCTGGACCGCAAAGCGGCGTCAGCCCAATGTCGGGCTGCATCTGACGATGACAAGCGAATTTGATGCGCTCCGCTGGCGCAGCCTGACGGGCGATCCGTCGCTGCATGACGACGACGGCTTTCAATACCGGACTGTGAAGGAGTTTGAGCTGGGAGCGGCAACGAAAGCCGTCATGAAGGAAATCGATGCGCAGTATGAGCGGGCGCGGAAGTCAGGCATCGTTATCAGCCATGTCGATAATCATATGGGCAGTTTAATGGGAATGGAAACCGGCAGGAGCTTTCTCCCGCAGACGATTTGGAAGGTATCGCGCTGGAAGCTGCCGATGCGTTTTTTCCGGTATATTTACAAGGAGGACCCGCTGCTAAGCTCGCTGAAAGACATTGAGCGTCCGGTAGCCCAAGTCGTGGGGTTGGCCGATGCATTCGGCGTGCCCATCCCCGATTACCTGCTGTCCCATCCCTTCGGCTTAGAAGAAGGGGAGACCTACGACAGCTTTAAGGCTTCCATCATTGCCAAGCTGTACCGTCTGCCTGAAGGCGTATGCGAAACGTACATTCACCCTGGCGTACCGGATCCATGGATGCAGGAACATATCCCCGACTATACCAAGCGGGTATGGGAATACCGGCTTCTCTTCGACGATGACTTCGCATATGCGCTGCGCGATGCCGATGTCGAATTAATCAACTACCGTTATGTCCAGGAACATTTGAAACGCCCGCGGCTGCGTTCCGGGCTGAAGCTGGTGCGGCTGCTGCGATAA